A single genomic interval of Osmerus eperlanus chromosome 14, fOsmEpe2.1, whole genome shotgun sequence harbors:
- the LOC134033891 gene encoding mucin-5AC-like, producing TTASPTTTSAAPTTTTASPTITTASPTTTTAAPTTTTEAPTTTAVTPTTSTEAPTTTTASPTTTTAAPTTSTEAPTTTTAFPTTTTAGPTTTTEAPTTTTATPTTNTEAPTTTTASPTSTTAGPTTTTEAPKTTTATPTTSTEAPTTNTASPTTVPTTTKGAPIKTSAAPITATDAPTTTTASPTTTTAVPTTTTEAPTTTTATPTTSTEAPTTTTASPTTTTAVPTTTTEAPTTTAPTTTTEAPTTTTSAPTTTPTAPTTTTDAPTTTTASPTTNTAAPTTSTEAPTTTTASPTTTTAGPTTTTEAPTTTTTTASTTTSTEAPTTTTASPTTTPACPTTTTETPTTTTATPTTTTEGPTTSTAAPTTTTATTEGQTTTTAAPTTTTASPTTTTAAPTTTTEAPITTTAAPTTTTEAPTTTTSAPTTTPAAPKTTTEAPTTTTAAPTTTTETPTTTTASPTTITAGPTTTTEAPTTTTSAPTTSTAAATTTTAAPTTTTAGPTTTTEVPTTTKGAPTTTSAAPITTTDAPTTTTASATTTTAVPTTTTEAPTTTTATPTTTTEAPTTTTATPT from the exons accacagcttctcccactacaacatcagctgcaccaacaacaacaacagcctctccaacaataacaacagcttctcccactacaaccacagctgcacctacaactaccacagaggctccaacaacaacagcagtcactcctacaactagcacagaggctccaacaacaaccacagcttctcccactacaaccacagctgcccctacaacgagcacagaggctccaacaacaaccacagcttttcccactacaaccacagctggccctacaactaccacagaggctccaacaacaacaacagccactcctacaacgaacacagaggctccaacaacaaccacagcttctcccacttcaaccacagctggccctacaactaccacagaggctccaaaaaccacaacagccactcctacaactagcacagaggctccaacaacaaacacagcttctcccactaca gttccaacaacgacaaaaggTGCTCCCATTAAAACATCAGCTGCACCTATAACCGCAACagatgctccaacaacaaccacagcttctcccactacaaccacagctgtccctacaactaccacagaggctccaacaacaacaacagccactcctacaactagcacagaggctccaacaacaaccacagcttctcccactacaaccacagctgtccctacaactaccacagaggctccaacaacaactgccccaacaactactacagaggctccaacaacaacaacatccgctcccactacaaccccaactgcccctacaactaccacagacgctccgacaacaaccacagcttctcccactacaaacacagctgcccctacaacgagcacagaggctccaacaacaaccacagcttctcccactacaaccacagctggccctacaactaccacagaggctccaacaacaacaacaacaacagctagtactacaactagcacagaggctccaacaacaaccacagcttctcccactacaaccccagcttgccctacaactaccacagagactccaacaacaacaacagccactcctacaactaccacagagggtccaacaacatcaacagccgctccaacaacaacaacagct accacagagggtcaaacaacaacaacagccgctccaacaacaacaacagcttctcccactacaaccacagctgcacctacaactaccacagaggctccaataaccacaacagctgccccaacaactactacagaggctccaacaacaacaacatccgctcccactacaaccccagctgcccctaaaactaccacagaggctccaacaacaaccacagctgcacctacaactaccacagagactccaacaacaaccacagcttctcccactacaatcacagctggccctacaactaccacagaggctccaacaacaaccacatctGCTCCCACTACAAGCACAGCTGCCGCTACAACtactacagctgctcccactacaaccacagctggccctacaactaccactgaggttccaacaacgacaaaaggtgctcccactacaacatcagctgcacctataaccacaacagatgctccaacaacaaccacagcttctgccactacaaccacagctgtccctacaactaccacagaggctccaacaacaacaacagccactcctacaactaccacagaggctccaacaacaacaacagccactcctaca
- the ccdc86 gene encoding coiled-coil domain-containing protein 86, whose protein sequence is MYMSEEITQYDPNEVEEAEVTPELELPPVVTRTRSGRRVRTPAALLDSEVPSLVKTPSRRTRKSAIQKLPENKTGNQNTEPNTTIPAVKQMIESPTMVKSDGVSNDACNEKENDARTILMELAIRPQIKTAKRTNHSESSEKRNSSIPLGKPKSGRVWKDRNKQRFSALLRDKPLRSSWEKKMEAKRGKEMVKKYSLQLKEDKAREKEDKRKRREDNLKRRAENERKAEVVQVIRNTSKIKRMKKKQLRKIEKRDTLAMLQKSKPKTPKAPEKVISKY, encoded by the exons ATGTATATGAGTGAAGAAATTACCCAGTACGACCCTAACGAGGTAGAAGAGGCCGAAGTAACCCCAGAACTCGAGCTGCCTCCTGTGGTAACACGGACCCGTAGCGGACGCAGAGTgcgaactcctgcagcccttcTCGATTCTGAAGTACCCAGCCTCGTGAAGACTCCCAGTCGCAGAACTAGAAAGTCTGCTATTCAAAAGTTACCTGAAAACAAGACAGGAAATCAGAACACGGAACCGAATACAACCATTCCAGCCGTAAAACAAATGATTGAGTCTC CGACCATGGTTAAATCCGATGGCGTATCAAATGATGCATGCAACGAGAAGGAAAACGATGCCCGCACAATACTAATGGAATTAGCTATCCGGCCGCAAATTAAAACTGCGAAAAGGACAAACCACTCGGAGTCAAGTGAGAAACGGAACTCGAGTATACCGCTGGGCAAGCCTAAATCTGGACGAGTATGGAAAGATCGCAACAAGCAAAG GTTCTCTGCATTGCTGAGAGATAAGCCACTGCGTTCCTCGTGGGAAAAGAAGATGGAGGCcaaaagaggaaaggagatggtGAAAAAATATTCTCTTCAACTGAAAGAGGACAAGGCCAGAGAAAAGGAG GataagaggaaaaggagggaagaTAACTTAAAACGACGTgcagagaatgagaggaaggCAGAGGTTGTTCAAGTG ATCCGAAACACATCAAAAATCAAGAGGATGAAAAAGAAACAACTGAGGAAGATTGAGAAAAGGGACACGCTGGCCATGCTGCAGAAGTCAAAACCCAAGACCCCAAAGGCTCCAGAGAAAGTGATCAGTAAATATTGA
- the LOC134033890 gene encoding mucin-5AC-like — TTDAPTTTTASPTTNTAAPTTSTDAPTTTTASPTTTTAGLTTTTETPTTTTTATPTTTTEVPTTTTAVPTTTTAAPTTTTGAPTTTSAAPITATEAPTPTTASPTTTTAGPTTTTEAPTTTSATPTTSTEAPTKTTASPTTTTAGPTTTTEAPTTTTAAPTTTTEAPTTTTAATTTTPAAPTTTTDAPTTTTTTASTTTTTAAPITSTEAPTTTTASPTTTTAGPTTTIEAPTTTTATPTTNTEAPTTTTASPTSTTAGPTTTTEAPKTTTATPTTSTEAPTTNTASPTTTTAGPTTTTETPTTTTTANPTTTTEVPTTTKGAPNTTSAAPITATDAPTTTTASPTTTTAVHTTTTEAPTTTTATPTTSTEAPTTTTASPTTTTAGPTTTTEAPTTRTATPTTSTEAPTTTTVSPTTTTVAPTTTTEGPTTSTAAPTTEAPTTTTATPTTTTEAPTTTTATPTTTTEAPTTTTATPTTITEAPTTTTSSPTSTTAGPTTTTETPTTTTATPTTTTEVPTTTKGAPTTTSAAPITATDAPTTTTASPTTTTAVPTTTTEAPTTTTATPTTSTEAPTTTTVSPTTTTAAPTTTTEGPTTSTAAPTTEAPTTTTATPTTTTEVPTTTTAAPTTTTAAPTTSTEAPTTTTAST; from the exons accacagacgctccaacaacaaccacagcttctcccactacaaacacagctgcccctacaacgagcacagacgctccaacaacaaccacagcttctcccactacaaccacagctggccttacaactaccacagagactccaacaacaacaacaacagccactcctacaactaccacagaggttccaacaacgacaacagctgttcccactacaaccacagctgcacctacaactacaacaggtgctcccactacaacatcagctgcacctataaccgcaacagaggctccaacaccaaccacagcttctcctactacaaccacagctggccctacaactaccacagaggctccaacaacaacatcagccactcctacaactagcacagaggctccaacaaaaaccacagcttctcccactacaaccacagccggccctacaactaccacagaggctccaacaacaacaacagcagccccaacaactactacagaggctccaacaacaacaacagccgcgaccactacaaccccagctgcccctacaactaccacagacgctccaacaacaaccaca accacagcctctaccactacaaccacagctgcccctataacgagcacagaggctccaacaacaaccacagcttctcccactacaaccacagctggccctacaactaccatagaggctccaacaacaacaacagccactcctacaacgaacacagaagctccaacaacaaccacagcttctcccacttcaaccacagctggccctacaactaccacagaggctccaaaaaccacaacagccactcctacaactagcacagaggctccaacaacaaacacagcttctcccactacaaccacagctggccctacaactaccacagagactccaacaacaacaacaacagccaatcctacaactaccacagaggttccaacaacgacaaaaggtgctcccaatacaacatcagctgcacctataaccgcaacagatgctccaacaacaaccacagcttctcccactacaaccacagctgtccatacaactaccacagaggctccaacaacaacaacagccactcctacaactagcacagaggctccaacaacaaccacagcttctcctactacaaccacagctggccctacaactaccacagaggctccaacaacaagaacagccactcctacaactagcacagaggctccaacaacaaccacagtttctcccactacaaccacagttgcacctacaactaccacagagggtccaacaacatcaacagctgccccaactacagaggctccaacaacaacaacagccactcctacaactaccacagaggctccaacaacaacaacagccactcctacaactaccacagaggctccaacaacaacaacagccactcctacaacgatcacagaggctccaacaacaaccacatcttctcccacttcaaccacagctggccctacaactaccacagagactccaacaacaacaacagccactcctacgactaccacagaggttccaacaacgacaaaaggtgctcccactacaacatcagctgcacctataaccgcaacagatgctccaacaacaaccacagcttctcccactacaaccacagctgtccctacaactaccacagaggctccaacaacaacaacagccactcctacaactagcacagaggctccaacaacaaccacagtttctcccactacaaccacagctgcacctacaactaccacagagggtccaacaacatcaacagctgccccaactacagaggctccaacaacaacaacagccactcctacaactaccacagaggttccaacaacaacaacagctgccccaacaact accacagctgcccctacaacgagcacagaggctccaacaacaaccacagcctctacc
- the LOC134033300 gene encoding mucin-2-like translates to TTAGPTTTTETPTTTTTATPTTTTEVPTTTKGAPNTTSAAPITATDAPTTTTASPTTTTAVHTTTTEAPTTTTATPTTSTEAPTTTTASPTTTTAGPTTTTEAPTTRTATPTTSTEAPTTTTASPTTTTAAPTTTTEGPTTSTAAPTTEAPTTTTATPTTTTEVPTSTTAAPTTTTDAQTTTTASLTTTTAAPTTSTEAPTTTTASPTTTTAAPTT, encoded by the coding sequence accacagctggccctacaactaccacagagactccaacaacaacaacaacagccactcctacaactaccacagaggttccaacaacgacaaaaggtgctcccaatacaacatcagctgcacctataaccgcaacagatgctccaacaacaaccacagcttctcccactacaaccacagctgtccatacaactaccacagaggctccaacaacaacaacagccactcctacaactagcacagaggctccaacaacaaccacagcttctcctactacaaccacagctggccctacaactaccacagaggctccaacaacaagaacagccactcctacaactagcacagaggctccaacaacaaccacagcttctcccactacaaccacagctgcacctacaactaccacagagggtccaacaacatcaacagctgccccaactacggaggctccaacaacaacaacagccactcctacaactaccacagaggttccaacatcaacaacagctgccccaacaactacgacagacgctcaaacaacaaccacagcttctctcactacaaccacagctgcccctacaacgagcacagaggctccaacaacaaccacagcttctcccactacaaccacagctgcccctacaacg